GTAGTTTCTGGGTATGACCGATGCGTACGAGCCCCTGCCGGACCCCGCGGACATCGGGCACGAGCACCCCGACGTCAACGGTGGCTGGCTCCGCCCCGCGGTGTTCGGCGCGATGGACGGGCTGGTCTCCAACTTCGCGCTCATGATGGGCGTGGTCGGCGGCACCGCCGAGTCCGGCACGCGCCCGGTCGTCCTGGCCGGCCTGGCCGGGATGGCCGCCGGCGCGTTCTCGATGGCAGCGGGGGAGTACACGTCGGTCGCCAGCCAGCGCGAGTTCGCCCTCGCCCAGGTCGAGGTCGAGCGCAACGAGATCCTGCGCAACGAGCCCGCCGAGGAGGCCGAGCTCGCGGCGATGTTCGTCGCGAAGGGCGTCAACGAGGACGTCGCCCGCGAGATGGCGCGCGAGATCCACGTGGACCCCGAGCGCGCGCTCCGGGTCCACGCCCGGGAGGAGCTCGGCGTCGACACCGACGACCTGGCCTCGCCGATGCTCGCGGCCGTCTCGTCGTTCGTGTCGTTCGCGATCGGTGCGCTCATCCCGCTGCTGTCGTACCTGGTGGGCCTCGAGACGGCGTGGCCCGCGATCGGCCTGTCCCTGCTCGGCCTGTTCGGGTGCGGGGCCCTCGTCACCCGGGTCACCGCGCGCACGTGGTGGTACGGCGGCATCCGCCAGCTCCTGCTCGGCGGTGCGGCCGCGGGCCTGACCTATCTCGTCGGCGAGGCGGTCGGGGCGTCGCTCGGCTGAGGCGTCTGCCTGTCTCGCTAGGCTGGGGGTCCACCCTCAGGAGGCCCCCATGCCCAAGATCATCCTCGTCGGAGTCGACGGGAGCGACAGCGCCCGCCAGGCCGCCCAGACCGCCGCCGAGCTGGCGGCCGCGACCGGGGCCCGGCTCCACGTCGTGACGGCCGTCGACGAGAAGACCCGCGTCGACGACGACGTCGTGCTCGGCGACGTCCGCCTGCTGACGCCCGGTGAGCGCGCCGAGGCGATCGCGACCGAGGTCGCGAACTCGCTGGCCGGCATCACCGCCGAGGTGCACGTGGGGCTGGCGCACGGCAAGCCCGGCGACGCCCTCGTGCAGGTCGCCAAGGACATCCAGGCCGACCTCATCGTGGTCGGCAACCGGCGGGTGCAGGGCATCGGACGCATCCTGGGCAGCGTCGCCACGGACGTCGCGCACCACGCGCCCTGCGACGTCTACATCGTCAAGACGGTCTGATCCGACGGCTCGTCCCGCACGCCGGGGCGAGCCGTGTCGCACCCGGCGTCGGGGGTGTGTAATCTTGTGATGCTGTCCGAGGCCAACGTCGTCCCCGGTACGAAGTATTCGTGACCACTGATGACGTGAGAAAGGGCCCCAGCATGCGCGCCCAGCCCCAGTCCTTGCCGAAGAAGCCCTTCGCGCCGCTGTCCACGCTCCCCGCCGCCCAGGGTCTGTACGACCCGGCGAACGAGCACGACGCCTGCGGAGTGGCCTTCGTCGCCACCCTGACCGGCGTCCCCAGCAACGACATCGTCGCCAAGGGACTCACCGCGCTGCGCAACCTCGACCACCGAGGCGCGGTCGGCGGAGAGCCCGACACGGGTGACGGTGCGGGCATCCTCATCCAGGTCCCCGACACGTTCCTGCGCGCGGTCGGCGGCGTCGAGCTGCCCGAGCTCGGCTCGTACGCGTGCGGCATGGCGTTCCTGCCGGTCGACCCGGACGCCGCGGCCGAGGCCCGCGCCGCGGTCGAGGCGATGGCCGTCGAGGAGAACCTCACGGTCCTCGGCTGGCGCGACGTCCCCGTCAACCCCGACATCCTCGGCTCGATGTCGCGCGGCGCGATGCCGTCGTTCGCGCTGATGTTCCTGACGTCCGCGGGCGAGCAGCTCACCGGCATCGCCCTGGACCGGGCCGCGTACGGACTGCGCAAGCGCGTCGAGCACGAGCTCGGCGTCTACTTCCCGTCCCTGTCGAGCCGGACGCTGGTCTACAAGGGCATGCTCACGACCGACCAGCTCGAGGGCTTCTTCCCCGACCTGCTCGACGAGCGCATGGAGTCCGCGCTGGCGATCGTGCACAGCCGCTTCTCGACCAACACGTTCCCGAGCTGGCCGCTCGCACACCCGTTCCGCTTCGTCGCCCACAACGGTGAGATCAACACCGCCCGCGGCAACCGCAACTGGATGCGGGCGCGCGAGGCGCTGCTGGAGAGCGACCTGATCCCCGGCGACATGCAGCGGCTCTTCCCGATCTGCGACCCGGAGGGCAGCGACACCGCGTCCCTGGACGAGGTGCTCGAGCTCCTGCACCTCGGCGGCCGCTCCCTGCCGCACGCGGTCATGATGATGATCCCCGAGGCGTGGGAGAACGACACCGACATGGACCCCGCCCGGCGGGCGTTCTACGAGTTCCACTCCTCGGTCATGGAGGCCTGGGACGGTCCCGCCGCGGTGTGCTTCACCGACGGCAACCAGATCGGCGCGGTCCTGGACCGCAACGGCCTTCGTCCGGGCCGCTACTGGGTCACCGACGACGGCCTCGTCGTGCTCGCCTCCGAGGCCGGCGTCCTCGACATCGACCAGAAGACGATCGTCCGCAAGGGCCGTCTCGAGCCGGGCAAGATGTTCCTGCTCGACCTCGACGAGCACCGCATCATCGAGGACGAGGAGATCAAGAGCACGCTGGCCTCCGAGCACCCGTACGACGAGTGGCTGTACTCCGGCCTCGTGCGGTTCGAGGACCTGCCGGACCTCGAGCACATCGTCCACACCCACGCGTCGGTCACGCGCCGCCAGCAGGTCTTCGGCTACACCGAGGAGGAGCTGCGCATCCTCATCGCGCCGATGGCGCGCACCGGCGCCGAGGCCATCGGGTCGATGGGCACCGACACGCCCATCGCCGCGATCTCGGACCGTCCGCGCCAGCTGTTCGACTACTTCTCGCAGCTGTTCGCGCAGGTCACCAACCCGCCGCTGGACGCGATCCGCGAGGAGGTCGTCACGTCTCTCGCGGGCACGATCGGCCCCGAGCGCAACCTGCTCGCGCCCAGCCCGGCGTCCTGCCGCATGCTGCAGCTGCCGTTCCCGGTGCTCGACAACGACGAGCTCGCCAAGATCCGGCACATGAACAAGGACGGCGACATGCCGGGCTTCTCGGTCCACGTCGTCCGGGGTCTGTACGACGTGCACGGTGGGGGAGAGGCGCTGCGCGCCAAGCTCGACGAGATCTGCGCCGAGGTCTCCCGCGCGATCGCGGGCGGCGCCCGCATCATCGTGCTGTCCGACCGGCACTCCAACGCCGACCTCGCGCCGATCCCGTCGCTGCTGCTCACCGGCGCCGTGCACCACCACATGGTGCGCGAGAAGCTCCGCACCCAGGCCGGGCTCATCATCGAGGCCGGTGACGTCCGCGAGGTCCACCACGTCGCGCTGCTCATCGGCTACGGCGCGACCGCGGTCAACCCGTACCTCGTGCTCGAGTCCGCCGAGGACCTGGCCCGCGAGAAGGTCTTCGTCGAGGGTGTCGCGCCGGGCCAGGCCCTGCGCAACGTCGTCTACGGCCTGGGCAAGGGCGTCCTGAAGGTGATGAGCAAGATCGGCGTCTCGACGGTCGCGTCCTACACCGGCGCGCAGATCTTCGAGGCCGTCGGTCTGTCGCACGACGTCGTCGAGGCGTACTTCACCGGCACCTCCTCCAAGCTCGGCGGCGTCGGTCTCGACGTCATCGCCCAGGAGGTCCGCGCACGGCACCTCACGGCGTACCCGACCAGCGGCATCGC
Above is a genomic segment from Aeromicrobium chenweiae containing:
- a CDS encoding universal stress protein; this encodes MPKIILVGVDGSDSARQAAQTAAELAAATGARLHVVTAVDEKTRVDDDVVLGDVRLLTPGERAEAIATEVANSLAGITAEVHVGLAHGKPGDALVQVAKDIQADLIVVGNRRVQGIGRILGSVATDVAHHAPCDVYIVKTV
- a CDS encoding VIT1/CCC1 transporter family protein; its protein translation is MTDAYEPLPDPADIGHEHPDVNGGWLRPAVFGAMDGLVSNFALMMGVVGGTAESGTRPVVLAGLAGMAAGAFSMAAGEYTSVASQREFALAQVEVERNEILRNEPAEEAELAAMFVAKGVNEDVAREMAREIHVDPERALRVHAREELGVDTDDLASPMLAAVSSFVSFAIGALIPLLSYLVGLETAWPAIGLSLLGLFGCGALVTRVTARTWWYGGIRQLLLGGAAAGLTYLVGEAVGASLG
- the gltB gene encoding glutamate synthase large subunit translates to MRAQPQSLPKKPFAPLSTLPAAQGLYDPANEHDACGVAFVATLTGVPSNDIVAKGLTALRNLDHRGAVGGEPDTGDGAGILIQVPDTFLRAVGGVELPELGSYACGMAFLPVDPDAAAEARAAVEAMAVEENLTVLGWRDVPVNPDILGSMSRGAMPSFALMFLTSAGEQLTGIALDRAAYGLRKRVEHELGVYFPSLSSRTLVYKGMLTTDQLEGFFPDLLDERMESALAIVHSRFSTNTFPSWPLAHPFRFVAHNGEINTARGNRNWMRAREALLESDLIPGDMQRLFPICDPEGSDTASLDEVLELLHLGGRSLPHAVMMMIPEAWENDTDMDPARRAFYEFHSSVMEAWDGPAAVCFTDGNQIGAVLDRNGLRPGRYWVTDDGLVVLASEAGVLDIDQKTIVRKGRLEPGKMFLLDLDEHRIIEDEEIKSTLASEHPYDEWLYSGLVRFEDLPDLEHIVHTHASVTRRQQVFGYTEEELRILIAPMARTGAEAIGSMGTDTPIAAISDRPRQLFDYFSQLFAQVTNPPLDAIREEVVTSLAGTIGPERNLLAPSPASCRMLQLPFPVLDNDELAKIRHMNKDGDMPGFSVHVVRGLYDVHGGGEALRAKLDEICAEVSRAIAGGARIIVLSDRHSNADLAPIPSLLLTGAVHHHMVREKLRTQAGLIIEAGDVREVHHVALLIGYGATAVNPYLVLESAEDLAREKVFVEGVAPGQALRNVVYGLGKGVLKVMSKIGVSTVASYTGAQIFEAVGLSHDVVEAYFTGTSSKLGGVGLDVIAQEVRARHLTAYPTSGIAGPRRHLEVGGEYQWRRQGPEHLFDPETVFRLQHSTRSGSYEIFKQYTSRVDDQSERLMTLRGLFGFKEGLRPAVPIEEVEPVSEIVKRFSTGAMSYGSISQEAHETLAIAMNRLGGKSNTGEGGEDPDRLYDPERRSAIKQVASGRFGVTSEYLTNADDIQIKMAQGAKPGEGGQLPGPKVYPWVAKTRHSTPGVGLISPPPHHDIYSIEDLKQLIHDLKNANPSARVHVKLVSEVGVGTVAAGVSKAKADVVLISGHDGGTGASPLTSLKHAGGPWELGLAETQQTLLLNGLRDRIVVQADGQLKTGRDVVIAALLGAEEFGFATAPLVVSGCIMMRVCHLDTCPVGVATQNKALREKYSGKAEYLVNFFTYIAQEVREHLAALGFRSIEEAVGHAEVIDANRAVEHWKADGLDLTPIFHVPELPEGASLHHTTSQDHALDRALDNELIALSADALERGEPVRAQLDIRNVNRTVGTMLGHEVTKRYRGEGLPENTIDLTFLGSAGQSFGAFVPKGITLRLEGDGNDYVGKGLSGGRIVVRPPREAQFTAEAQIVAGNVIGFGATSGEIFLRGKVGERFCVRNSGASAVVEGVGDHALEYMTGGRVVILGPTGRNVAAGMSGGSAYVLDLDEDLVNTDMVETRPVPEAAAIELERLVRKHQEETGSAVAEQLLSDWEHSLTRFTEIMPVNYRLVLEARAAAEAEGLSEEDTTARMMEVAARG